The Pocillopora verrucosa isolate sample1 chromosome 2, ASM3666991v2, whole genome shotgun sequence genome has a segment encoding these proteins:
- the LOC131797349 gene encoding protein yippee-like 1 — translation MVKTFQAYLPHCHRTYSCIHCRAHLANHDELISKSFQGSQGRAYLFNKVVNVGCGPAEERVLLTGLHAVADIYCECCKTTLGWKYEHAFENSQKYKEGKFIIEMAHMIKDNGWE, via the exons ATGGTTAAAACGTTTCAAGCGTATCTCCCTCACTGCCATAGAACCTATAGCTGTATTCACTGTCGGGCTCATCTGGCAAACCACGACGAACTTATTTCTAAG tcgtTCCAAGGTAGTCAAGGGCGGGCGTACTTGTTCAATAAAGT AGTGAACGTCGGCTGCGGTCCAGCTGAAGAGCGAGTTTTGTTGACAGGACTGCACGCAGTTGCCGACATTTATTGCGAGTGCTGTAAAACCACCTTGGGTTGGAAATAC GAACATGCCTTTGAGAACAGCCAAAAGTATAAGGAAGGAAAGTTCATCATCGAAATGGCCCATATGATCAAAGACAATGGATGGGAATAG
- the LOC131797317 gene encoding probable 2-ketogluconate reductase, which translates to MSSRPLVLCLVPSTSPSPMMLELAERSFKDDFILIHGVKVADLSQNEREKVKGIICNDGFRCSKMRVNREIMDLLPNLKVISTPSAGVDHIDVEEATARGIRVGYVPGHFTSDSVAEFALGLLLASARSILLANEIAKSSDAAQLANILRSLSSSQVTGSTLGIVGFGNIGRALSERAKGFKMNILYHCRTRKEELEKSSGATFCLELKELLTASDFVVLSLPLTPETTNFISAEELRIMKSTATLINVGRGGTVNHDDLTVALQRGVIKAAALDVTDPPVLPKDHPLFNMSNVIITPHVAYLTTNVQQLRCSTSLDNLKAGVKDEELLYSVN; encoded by the exons ATGTCTTCACGTCCACTTGTGTTGTGTTTGGTTCCTTCGACTTCTCCATCGCCTATGATGTTAGAACTTGCCGAGCGTTCATTTAAGGACGATTTTATTCTCATCCACGGAGTGAAAGTCGCTGATCTGAGCCAAAACGAGCGGGAAAAAGTGAAAGGAATAATTTGCAACGATGGATTTAGATGTTCAAAAATGAGAGTGAACAGAGAAATTATGGACCTGCTGCCGAATTTAAAAGTGATCAGTACTCCAAGCGCAGGTGTGGATCACATTGATGTAGAGGAAGCTACCGCACGTGGAATTCGTGTAGGTTATGTTCCGGGCCATTTTACGAGCGATTCCGTCGCAGAGTTTGCTCTCGGTTTGCTGTTGGCATCTGCGAGGTCAATTTTACTGGCAAACGAAATAGCAAAGTCGTCTGATGCAGCACAATTAGCG AATATTTTGCGCTCACTTTCTTCATCACAAGTGACTGGTTCAACTCTTGGCATTGTCGGTTTTGGGAATATTGGAAGGGCACTTTCTGAGCGAGCCAAAGGattcaaaatgaacattttataTCATTGTCGAACGAGGAAAGAAGAGCTAGAAAAATCTTCAG GTGCTACATTCTGTTTGGAATTAAAGGAGCTCTTGACAGCATCTGACTTTGTTGTTCTGAGCTTACCATTGACCCCTGAAACAACTAATTTCATTTCAGCAGAAGAACTCAGGATTATGAAGTCAACAGCAACACTTATTAATGTAGGTCGTGGAGGAACTGTCAATCATGATGATCTTACCGTGGCATTACAGAGGGGGGTTATAAAAGCTGCAGCATTAGATGTCACAGATCCACCAGTTCTTCCCAAGGACCACCCCCTATTTAACATGTCAAATGTGATTATTACCCCTCACGTTGCATATTTGACAACGAATGTTCAACAACTACGCTGTTCGACTTCATTGGATAATTTAAAGGCTGGTGTAAAAGatgaagagcttctttactCAGTAAACTGA
- the LOC131797390 gene encoding probable 2-ketogluconate reductase isoform X2, with amino-acid sequence MSSHPLVWCWVPSTSPPTMMLELAERSFKDNFILIHGVKLADLSQNKREKVKGILCSRFKHSKMRVNREIMDLLPNLKVISTPSAGVDHIDVEEATARGIRNISCSIPPSQVTGSTLGLVGFGNIGRAIAERAKGFKMNILYHCRTRKEELEIYSGATFCLELKELLTASDFVVLSLPLTPETTNFISAEELSIMKSTATLINVGRGGTVNHDDLAVALQKGVIKAAALDVTDPPVLPRDHPLLNMSNVIITPHIAYLTTNVQQLHCWTSLDNLKAGVKDKELLYSVN; translated from the exons ATGTCTTCACATCCACTTGTGTGGTGTTGGGTTCCCTCAACTTCTCCACCGACTATGATGTTAGAACTCGCCGAGCGTTCGTTTAAGGACAACTTTATTCTCATCCACGGAGTGAAACTTGCTGATTTGAGCCAAAACAAGCGGGAAAAAGTGAAAGGAATACTATGCAGTAGGTTTAAACATTCAAAAATGAGAGTGAACAGAGAAATTATGGACCTGCTACCGAATTTAAAAGTGATCAGTACTCCAAGCGCAGGTGTGGATCACATTGATGTAGAGGAAGCTACTGCACGTGGAATTCGT AATATTTCTTGCTCAATACCCCCATCACAAGTGACTGGTTCAACTCTTGGCCTTGTTGGTTTTGGGAACATTGGAAGAGCAATTGCTGAGAGAGCTAAAGGattcaaaatgaacattttataTCATTGTCGGACGAGGAAAGAAGAGCTGGAAATATATTCAG GTGCTACATTCTGTTTGGAATTAAAGGAGCTCTTGACAGCATCTGACTTTGTTGTTCTGAGCTTACCATTGACGCCTGAAACAACTAATTTCATTTCAGCTGAGGAACTTAGTATTATGAAGTCTACAGCAACACTTATTAATGTAGGTCGTGGAGGAACTGTCAATCATGACGATCTTGCTGTGGCATTACAGAAGGGTGTTATAAAAGCTGCAGCATTAGATGTCACAGACCCACCAGTTCTTCCTAGGGACCACCCACTATTAAACATGTCAAATGTGATTATTACCCCTCATATTGCATATTTGACAACCAATGTTCAACAACTACACTGTTGGACTTCACTGGATAATTTAAAGGCTGGTGTCAAAgataaagagcttctttactCAGTAAACTGA
- the LOC131797390 gene encoding probable 2-ketogluconate reductase isoform X1: MSSHPLVWCWVPSTSPPTMMLELAERSFKDNFILIHGVKLADLSQNKREKVKGILCSRFKHSKMRVNREIMDLLPNLKVISTPSAGVDHIDVEEATARGIRVGYVPGHFTSDSVAEFAFGLLLASARSILLANEIAKSSDAAQSANISCSIPPSQVTGSTLGLVGFGNIGRAIAERAKGFKMNILYHCRTRKEELEIYSGATFCLELKELLTASDFVVLSLPLTPETTNFISAEELSIMKSTATLINVGRGGTVNHDDLAVALQKGVIKAAALDVTDPPVLPRDHPLLNMSNVIITPHIAYLTTNVQQLHCWTSLDNLKAGVKDKELLYSVN; the protein is encoded by the exons ATGTCTTCACATCCACTTGTGTGGTGTTGGGTTCCCTCAACTTCTCCACCGACTATGATGTTAGAACTCGCCGAGCGTTCGTTTAAGGACAACTTTATTCTCATCCACGGAGTGAAACTTGCTGATTTGAGCCAAAACAAGCGGGAAAAAGTGAAAGGAATACTATGCAGTAGGTTTAAACATTCAAAAATGAGAGTGAACAGAGAAATTATGGACCTGCTACCGAATTTAAAAGTGATCAGTACTCCAAGCGCAGGTGTGGATCACATTGATGTAGAGGAAGCTACTGCACGTGGAATTCGTGTAGGTTATGTTCCAGGCCATTTTACGAGCGATTCCGTTGCAGAGTTTGCTTTCGGTTTGCTGTTGGCATCTGCGAGGTCAATTTTACTTGCAAATGAAATAGCAAAGTCATCTGATGCAGCACAATCAGCG AATATTTCTTGCTCAATACCCCCATCACAAGTGACTGGTTCAACTCTTGGCCTTGTTGGTTTTGGGAACATTGGAAGAGCAATTGCTGAGAGAGCTAAAGGattcaaaatgaacattttataTCATTGTCGGACGAGGAAAGAAGAGCTGGAAATATATTCAG GTGCTACATTCTGTTTGGAATTAAAGGAGCTCTTGACAGCATCTGACTTTGTTGTTCTGAGCTTACCATTGACGCCTGAAACAACTAATTTCATTTCAGCTGAGGAACTTAGTATTATGAAGTCTACAGCAACACTTATTAATGTAGGTCGTGGAGGAACTGTCAATCATGACGATCTTGCTGTGGCATTACAGAAGGGTGTTATAAAAGCTGCAGCATTAGATGTCACAGACCCACCAGTTCTTCCTAGGGACCACCCACTATTAAACATGTCAAATGTGATTATTACCCCTCATATTGCATATTTGACAACCAATGTTCAACAACTACACTGTTGGACTTCACTGGATAATTTAAAGGCTGGTGTCAAAgataaagagcttctttactCAGTAAACTGA
- the LOC131797397 gene encoding glyoxylate/hydroxypyruvate reductase B-like: MSSRPLVLCLVPSTSPLPMMLELAERSFKDDFILIHGVKVADLSQNEREKVKGIICNHGFRRSKMRVNREIMDLLPNLKVISTPSAGVDHIDVEEATARGIRVGHVPGYFNSDSVAEFALGLLLASARSILQANEVAKSSDAAQSANISRWIPPSQVTGSTLGLVGFGNIGRAIAERAQGFKMNILYHCRTRKEELEIYSGATFCLELKELLTASDFVVLSLPLTPETTNFISAEELSIMKPTATLINVGRGETVNHDNLTVALQKGVIKAAALDVTDPPVLPRDHPLLNMSNVIITPHIAYLTTSVLQLRCSTSLDNLRAGVKGEELLYSVN; encoded by the exons ATGTCTTCACGTCCACTTGTGTTGTGTTTGGTTCCTTCGACTTCTCCATTGCCTATGATGTTAGAACTTGCCGAGCGTTCATTTAAGGACGATTTTATTCTCATCCACGGAGTGAAAGTCGCTGATCTGAGCCAAAACGAGCGGGAAAAAGTGAAAGGAATAATTTGTAACCATGGATTTAGACGTTCAAAAATGAGAGTGAACAGAGAAATTATGGACCTGCTGCCGAATTTAAAAGTGATCAGTACTCCAAGCGCAGGTGTGGATCACATTGATGTAGAGGAAGCTACCGCACGTGGAATTCGTGTAGGTCATGTTCCGGGCTATTTTAACAGCGATTCCGTCGCAGAGTTTGCTCTCGGTTTGCTGTTGGCATCTGCGAGGTCAATTTTACAAGCGAACGAAGTAGCAAAGTCGTCTGATGCAGCACAATCAGCG AATATTTCTCGCTGGATTCCTCCATCACAAGTGACTGGTTCAACTCTTGGCCTTGTTGGTTTTGGGAACATTGGAAGAGCAATTGCTGAGAGAGCTCAAGGattcaaaatgaacattttataTCATTGTCGGACGAGGAAAGAAGAGCTGGAAATATATTCAG GTGCTACATTCTGTTTGGAATTAAAGGAGCTCTTGACAGCATCTGACTTTGTTGTTCTGAGCTTACCATTGACCCCTGAAACAACCAATTTCATTTCAGCAGAGGAACTTAGTATTATGAAGCCTACAGCAACACTTATTAATGTAGGTCGTGGAGAAACTGTCAATCATGATAATCTTACTGTGGCATTACAGAAGGGTGTTATAAAAGCTGCAGCATTAGATGTCACAGACCCACCAGTTCTTCCAAGGGACCACCCACTATTAAACATGTCAAACGTAATTATTACCCCTCATATTGCATATTTGACAACCAGTGTTCTACAACTACGCTGTTCGACTTCATTGGATAATTTGAGGGCTGGTGTCAAAGGTGAAGAGCTTCTTTACTCAGTAAACTGA